The genomic region TCGGCCCCGAGGTCGGCGGGCCCGACCTTGAGCGCGTCGGCGTGCACCACCTTCAACCGGCCGGCCACATCGGGGGCCCGTTGCGCGACGGTCAGCGGCAACTGCTCCGCCAGCACCGGGTCGATCTCCACGGCGACGACCTCGGCGACCTCCGGGAGCAGGGCGAGGGTGAGCGAGCCGAGCCCCGGCCCGACCTCGATCGCCACGTCTTCCGGGGTGACCTCGGCGAGCCGGACGATCCGGCGGACGGTGCCGCCGTCGATCACGAAGTTCTGCCCCAGCTTCTTCGTCGGCCGGAGGTTCAGCTTCTCCGCCAGCACACGCACTTCGACCGGCCCGAGCAGACTCATGCCTCCAGTGTGGGGCATCGGCGCGACTACCAGGCGCCGAAGACGGTCTCGCCGTTGGCCGTGATCCGGGCGGCGAGGTCGGCGACGTCCATGCCCTTGACGTCCGCGAGGCAGCGCAGCGTGAGGGGGATCAGGTAGGGCGCGTTGGGCTTGCCCCGGTGCGGCGTCGGCGGCAGGTAGGGCGCGTCGGTCTCGACCAGCATCAGCTCGGGCGGGGCCACCACCGCCGCCTCCCGCAGATATCCGGCGTTCTTGTACGTCACCGGGCCGGAGAACGACATGAAGTAACCGGCGTCCACGCACCGCTTGGCCATCTCGGCGTCGCCGGAGAAGCTGTGGAAGACCACCACGTCGGGGGCGCCCTGGTCGGCGAGCACGGCGAGCACGTCGTCGTGCGCGTCACGGTCGTGGATGACCAGCGCCCTGCCGGTCCGCTTGGCGATCTCGATGTGCGCGCGGAAGCTCGCGTGCTGGTCGTCCTTCGACGCCCAGTCGCGGAAGTAGTCGAGACCGGTCTCCCCCACCGCCCGCACGTGCGGCAGCCGCGCGAGGTCCTCGATCTCGGCGAGCACCTCGGGTGTCGCGGCGTGCGCCTCGTTCGGGTGGATGGCCACCGCCGCGTAGACGTCCCGGTGCTCCCCGGCCACCGCGGCGTTCCACCGCGAGGACGGCAGGTCGTAACCGACCGTCACCAGGCGCGTCACGCCGACCGACTTCGCCTCGGCGAGGATCGACTCGACGCTCGCCCCG from Microbispora sp. ZYX-F-249 harbors:
- a CDS encoding TatD family hydrolase, encoding MSRERPVKPEALPGEVFDSHCHLDIMVGNRQASSGDPVALAAQAAGASVESILAEAKSVGVTRLVTVGYDLPSSRWNAAVAGEHRDVYAAVAIHPNEAHAATPEVLAEIEDLARLPHVRAVGETGLDYFRDWASKDDQHASFRAHIEIAKRTGRALVIHDRDAHDDVLAVLADQGAPDVVVFHSFSGDAEMAKRCVDAGYFMSFSGPVTYKNAGYLREAAVVAPPELMLVETDAPYLPPTPHRGKPNAPYLIPLTLRCLADVKGMDVADLAARITANGETVFGAW